One segment of Agrococcus sp. ProA11 DNA contains the following:
- the tal gene encoding transaldolase: MNENTQALSDAGVSIWLDDLSRQRITTGNLAELIAERNVVGVTTNPTIFAKAIAEGESYEAAVHELTASGASVDEVITSLTTTDVADSCDVFAEVYRESGGKDGRVSIEVEPGLARDTQGTVAQAASLHERVGRENVLIKIPATEQGLAAIADTIAAGISVNVTLIFALDRYRDVINAYLTGLERAQQAGKDLSKIHSVASFFVSRVDSEFDKRLDAIGTEEAAALKGKAGIANAHLAYRVWQESFASERAETLLAAGANTQRPLWASTGVKDPALPDTLYVTQLVAPETVNTMPEKTLEALADHGQVQGDAIAGNFEAAEGVLDALDALGISYAEVVEQLEAEGLEKFDASWAELVQTVQEHMAGARA, translated from the coding sequence ATGAACGAGAACACTCAGGCACTCAGCGACGCCGGCGTCAGCATCTGGCTCGATGACCTCTCGCGCCAGCGCATCACCACCGGCAACCTCGCAGAGCTCATCGCCGAGCGCAACGTGGTCGGCGTCACCACCAACCCCACGATCTTCGCGAAGGCGATCGCCGAGGGCGAGTCCTACGAGGCCGCCGTGCACGAGCTCACCGCCAGCGGCGCGAGCGTCGACGAGGTCATCACCTCGTTGACCACCACGGACGTCGCGGATTCGTGCGACGTCTTCGCCGAGGTCTACCGCGAGTCGGGCGGCAAGGACGGCCGGGTCTCGATCGAGGTCGAGCCGGGCCTCGCCCGTGACACGCAGGGCACGGTCGCGCAGGCGGCGTCGCTCCACGAGCGGGTCGGGCGCGAGAACGTGCTGATCAAGATCCCCGCCACCGAGCAGGGCCTGGCGGCCATCGCCGACACGATCGCGGCGGGCATCAGCGTCAACGTGACGCTGATCTTCGCACTGGACCGCTACCGCGACGTCATCAACGCCTACCTCACGGGCCTGGAGCGCGCGCAGCAGGCGGGCAAGGACCTGTCGAAGATCCACTCGGTCGCGTCCTTCTTCGTGTCGCGCGTCGACAGCGAGTTCGACAAGCGCCTCGACGCGATCGGCACCGAGGAGGCGGCGGCGCTCAAGGGCAAGGCGGGCATCGCCAACGCGCACCTCGCCTACCGCGTCTGGCAGGAGTCGTTCGCCAGCGAGCGCGCCGAGACGCTGCTCGCCGCGGGCGCGAACACGCAGCGCCCGCTGTGGGCATCCACCGGCGTCAAGGACCCGGCGCTGCCCGACACGCTCTACGTGACGCAGCTCGTGGCACCCGAGACGGTCAACACCATGCCCGAGAAGACGCTCGAGGCGCTCGCTGACCACGGACAGGTGCAGGGCGACGCGATCGCGGGCAACTTCGAGGCAGCCGAGGGCGTGCTCGACGCGCTCGACGCGCTGGGCATCTCCTACGCGGAGGTCGTCGAGCAGTTGGAGGCCGAGGGCCTGGAGAAGTTCGACGCCTCCTGGGCGGAGCTCGTGCAGACCGTGCAGGAGCACATGGCAGGAGCACGCGCATGA
- the tkt gene encoding transketolase produces the protein MPFEWTTNDQQAVDTARVLAADAVEKKGNGHPGTAMSLAPLAHLLYQKVMDRDPADDTWLGRDRFILSAGHSSLTQYIQLYLTGSGLEKHDIESLRTWGSLTPGHPEYGHTKGVEMTTGPLGQGLASAVGFAYAQRFERELFDPETAVGESAFDHYTYVIASDGDLQEGVTSEAGSLAGHQQLGRLIAIYDANEISIEDDVDIAFTEDVKARYEAYGWQVLEVSWRTGDRPTADDYVEDVEALHAAIEQAKAETAKPSLVILRTIIGWPAPKLQGTGKAHGAKLGSEEVAAVKELLGFDPEQSFQVDDAVIEYTRGNAKARAEEARAAWQERFDAWKAANPERSALLDRLLAGELPDGVEEALPVFEAGTEVSTRAASGKVLNALADVLPELWGGSADLAESNNTTLEGKGSFAPAEHGTRMWSEASARGRTLHFGIREHAMAAILNGIALHGPTRAYGGTFLIFSDYQRPALRLAALMGAHPIHVWTHDSIALGEDGPTHQPIEQLAALRAIPGFDVVRPSDANETAWAWKAILERHDRPVGIALTRQNIPVFERGDGEASGDTLAAASNVSKGAYVLAEATDGTPDVILIATGSEVQIALDARERLQADGIAARVVAAPSLEWFADQSAEYRESVLPKAVKARVSVEAGSPLTWQGIVGDAGRTVAIDHFGASADYQTLFREFGFTAEAVVDAARASIEAAR, from the coding sequence TTGCCATTCGAATGGACCACCAACGACCAGCAGGCAGTCGACACCGCACGGGTGCTGGCCGCCGATGCCGTCGAGAAGAAGGGCAACGGCCACCCAGGCACGGCGATGAGTCTCGCGCCGCTCGCGCACCTGCTGTACCAGAAGGTCATGGATCGCGACCCGGCCGACGACACCTGGCTGGGTCGTGACCGCTTCATCCTCTCTGCCGGCCACTCGTCGCTGACGCAGTACATCCAGCTGTACCTGACGGGCTCGGGGCTGGAGAAGCACGACATCGAGTCGCTCCGCACCTGGGGCTCGCTCACGCCCGGTCACCCGGAGTACGGCCACACCAAGGGCGTCGAGATGACGACGGGGCCGCTCGGCCAGGGCCTCGCCTCGGCGGTCGGCTTCGCCTACGCGCAGCGCTTCGAGCGCGAGCTCTTCGACCCCGAGACCGCCGTCGGCGAGAGCGCCTTCGACCACTACACCTACGTCATCGCGAGCGACGGCGACCTGCAGGAGGGCGTCACGAGCGAGGCCGGCTCGCTCGCCGGCCACCAGCAGCTCGGCCGCCTGATCGCGATCTACGACGCGAACGAGATCTCGATCGAGGACGATGTCGACATCGCCTTCACCGAGGACGTCAAGGCCCGCTACGAGGCCTACGGCTGGCAGGTGCTCGAGGTCTCCTGGCGCACCGGCGACCGGCCGACGGCCGACGACTACGTGGAGGATGTCGAGGCGCTGCACGCCGCGATCGAACAGGCGAAGGCCGAGACGGCGAAGCCGAGCCTCGTCATCCTGCGCACGATCATCGGCTGGCCCGCGCCGAAGCTGCAGGGCACCGGCAAGGCGCACGGCGCCAAGCTCGGCAGCGAAGAGGTCGCGGCGGTGAAGGAGCTGCTGGGCTTCGACCCGGAGCAGTCGTTCCAGGTGGACGACGCCGTCATCGAGTACACCCGCGGCAACGCCAAGGCACGCGCCGAGGAGGCTCGCGCGGCATGGCAGGAGCGCTTCGACGCGTGGAAGGCCGCGAACCCCGAGCGCAGCGCGCTGCTCGACCGCCTGCTCGCCGGCGAGCTGCCCGACGGCGTCGAGGAGGCGCTGCCGGTGTTCGAGGCCGGCACCGAGGTCTCCACGCGCGCCGCCTCCGGCAAGGTGCTCAACGCGCTCGCCGATGTCCTCCCCGAGCTCTGGGGCGGCTCCGCCGACCTCGCGGAGTCGAACAACACCACGCTCGAGGGCAAGGGCTCGTTCGCGCCGGCGGAGCACGGCACCCGGATGTGGTCCGAGGCCTCGGCGCGCGGGCGCACGCTGCACTTCGGCATCCGCGAGCACGCCATGGCGGCGATCCTGAACGGCATCGCGCTGCACGGCCCGACGCGCGCCTACGGCGGCACATTCCTGATCTTCAGCGACTACCAGCGCCCCGCGCTGCGGCTGGCCGCGCTGATGGGCGCGCACCCGATCCACGTCTGGACGCACGACTCGATCGCGCTCGGCGAGGACGGCCCGACCCACCAGCCCATCGAGCAGCTCGCGGCGCTCCGCGCCATCCCCGGATTCGACGTCGTCCGTCCATCCGACGCGAACGAGACCGCCTGGGCGTGGAAGGCCATCCTCGAGCGGCACGATCGCCCGGTGGGCATCGCGCTCACCCGCCAGAACATCCCGGTGTTCGAGCGCGGGGACGGCGAGGCTTCCGGTGACACGCTGGCCGCCGCGTCGAACGTGTCGAAGGGCGCCTACGTGCTCGCGGAGGCCACGGACGGCACGCCGGACGTGATCCTGATCGCGACCGGCTCCGAGGTGCAGATCGCGCTCGACGCCCGCGAGCGGCTGCAGGCCGACGGCATCGCCGCGCGCGTCGTGGCCGCGCCCTCGCTCGAGTGGTTCGCCGACCAGTCGGCGGAGTACCGCGAGTCGGTGCTGCCGAAGGCGGTCAAGGCGCGCGTCTCCGTCGAGGCCGGATCCCCGCTCACGTGGCAGGGCATCGTCGGCGACGCCGGCCGCACCGTCGCGATCGACCACTTCGGCGCCAGCGCCGACTACCAGACCCTGTTCCGCGAGTTCGGGTTCACGGCAGAGGCCGTGGTCGACGCCGCTCGCGCATCCATCGAAGCGGCTCGCTGA
- a CDS encoding heme o synthase yields the protein MTKPRVIELLLVTALPTMFLAAGGVPPLGALTATLIGGFLSAGSANAFNMILDRDIDRVMHRTQQRPLVTGTLSVLEAHVFAWTLAVVSTVVLAVFATPLAAALSVAAIAFYVLIYTMLLKRRTEQNIVWGGIAGCFPVVIGWAGVTGTLDWPAWILFTLVFLWTPAHYWPLSMKYRDDYEAAHVPMLGVVRGTQMVGIQVILYAWASIACTLLLIPVAGMGLLYSAVAVIAGAWFIGESHALYSRAIRGASELRAMRVFHASNTYLTLIFLAVGVDPLLPF from the coding sequence ATGACCAAGCCGCGCGTCATCGAGCTGCTGCTGGTCACCGCGCTGCCCACCATGTTCCTGGCCGCGGGCGGCGTGCCGCCGCTCGGCGCCCTGACCGCCACGCTCATCGGCGGCTTCCTGAGCGCGGGCAGCGCCAACGCGTTCAACATGATCCTCGATCGCGACATCGACCGGGTCATGCACCGCACGCAGCAGCGGCCGCTCGTGACGGGCACGCTCTCGGTCCTCGAGGCGCACGTGTTCGCGTGGACGCTGGCCGTGGTCTCGACTGTCGTGCTCGCCGTGTTCGCGACGCCGCTGGCGGCGGCGCTGTCGGTCGCGGCGATCGCCTTCTACGTGCTCATCTACACGATGCTGCTGAAGCGCCGCACGGAGCAGAACATCGTCTGGGGCGGCATCGCCGGATGCTTCCCGGTCGTGATCGGCTGGGCAGGGGTCACCGGCACGCTCGACTGGCCCGCCTGGATCCTCTTCACGCTCGTGTTCCTCTGGACGCCGGCGCACTACTGGCCGCTGTCGATGAAGTACCGCGACGACTACGAGGCGGCGCACGTGCCGATGCTCGGCGTCGTGCGGGGCACGCAGATGGTCGGCATCCAGGTCATCCTCTACGCGTGGGCGTCGATCGCCTGCACGCTGCTGCTGATCCCGGTCGCCGGGATGGGCCTGCTCTACAGCGCGGTCGCGGTGATCGCGGGCGCGTGGTTCATCGGCGAGTCGCACGCGCTCTACAGCCGTGCGATCCGCGGTGCGAGCGAGCTGCGCGCGATGCGCGTCTTCCACGCCTCGAACACCTACCTGACGCTGATCTTCCTCGCGGTCGGCGTCGACCCCTTGCTGCCCTTCTAG
- a CDS encoding Ppx/GppA phosphatase family protein, with the protein MQRSELGTGRTDDVAIETRRPEDGAIGAARHGSRLGVLDIGSNTVHLLTVDVRLGGRPIPQRSHKLTLRLMRYLDDDGAISDEGVEALLTAIGECAEIARDEQLDDFVVMATSALREATNGEQVVARIEREAKVTLDILSGPDEARLTFLAVRRWFGWSAGRILLLDIGGGSLEVAIGEDEEPDVALSLPLGAGRSTVGFFHADPPPLADQRALRLYAKAVLDDAVAQVKPFGKPDHVVGSSKTIRSLARLAGNLMPGVGDADRAVLTRKQLNDWLPRLAKMDADSRSALPGITPDRTFQVIAGGIVLSEAMRAFGLKELDVSPWALREGRLLQMLDRV; encoded by the coding sequence ATGCAGCGCAGTGAACTCGGCACCGGTCGCACGGACGACGTCGCCATCGAGACCCGGCGGCCCGAGGACGGGGCCATCGGCGCCGCGCGGCACGGCTCGCGGCTGGGCGTGCTCGACATCGGCTCGAACACCGTGCATCTGCTCACCGTCGACGTGCGGCTGGGCGGCCGACCGATCCCGCAGCGATCGCACAAGCTGACCCTGCGCCTGATGCGCTACCTCGACGACGACGGGGCGATCAGCGACGAGGGCGTCGAGGCACTCCTGACCGCGATCGGCGAGTGCGCCGAGATCGCCAGGGATGAGCAGCTCGATGATTTCGTGGTGATGGCGACGAGCGCGCTGCGCGAGGCGACCAACGGCGAGCAGGTCGTCGCCCGCATTGAGCGCGAGGCGAAGGTGACGCTCGACATCCTCTCCGGCCCGGACGAGGCGCGGCTGACGTTCCTGGCCGTGCGCCGGTGGTTCGGGTGGTCGGCGGGGCGCATCCTGCTGCTCGACATCGGCGGCGGATCGCTCGAGGTGGCGATCGGCGAGGACGAGGAGCCCGATGTCGCGCTCTCGCTGCCGCTGGGCGCCGGTCGCTCGACGGTGGGCTTCTTCCACGCCGATCCCCCGCCGCTCGCCGACCAGCGCGCGCTGCGGCTCTACGCCAAGGCCGTGCTCGATGACGCCGTCGCGCAGGTGAAGCCGTTCGGCAAGCCCGACCATGTGGTCGGCTCGTCGAAGACCATCCGCTCGCTCGCGCGACTGGCGGGCAACCTGATGCCGGGCGTCGGCGACGCCGATCGGGCGGTGCTGACGCGCAAGCAGCTGAACGACTGGCTGCCGCGGCTCGCGAAGATGGACGCGGACTCGCGTTCGGCGCTGCCCGGCATCACGCCGGATCGCACGTTCCAGGTGATCGCGGGCGGCATCGTGCTCTCGGAGGCGATGCGCGCCTTCGGCCTGAAGGAGCTCGACGTCAGCCCGTGGGCGCTCCGCGAGGGCCGCCTGCTCCAGATGCTCGACCGCGTCTGA
- a CDS encoding COX15/CtaA family protein: protein MAWTTLVSQIAIVGTGGAVRLTGSGLGCTQWPNCTPESFVPVPEQGIHGIIEFANRVMGGIVLLVAIVMLVLVIRQHAGRVAITLASLVLGLTLAQALIGAVVVWMSLRPDTVGIHFLLSVVLVALAALLAWRVIVGAFGPQRAPRWQWLLALAMTAALAVVVVVGVLTTGSGPHAGDGGAARNGLDPAIMQHVHAWPGYLLLALVLAVVVAAAVRGPRRHLRWTLGLLGLILLQIVIGIIQSNTGLPVLLVGIHMVVSVISTAVVVAVVLSLRHGPVDGAVEHPADRAADASVTTPV, encoded by the coding sequence ATGGCCTGGACGACGCTCGTCTCGCAGATCGCCATCGTCGGCACCGGCGGGGCGGTTCGGCTCACCGGCTCGGGCCTCGGGTGCACGCAGTGGCCCAACTGCACGCCGGAGTCGTTCGTGCCGGTGCCGGAGCAGGGCATCCACGGCATCATCGAGTTCGCGAACCGCGTGATGGGCGGCATCGTGCTGCTGGTCGCGATCGTGATGCTCGTGCTGGTGATCCGCCAGCACGCGGGGCGTGTCGCGATCACGCTCGCCTCGCTCGTCCTCGGTCTCACGCTCGCGCAGGCGCTCATCGGCGCGGTGGTGGTGTGGATGTCGCTGCGCCCCGACACCGTCGGCATCCACTTCCTGCTCTCCGTCGTCCTGGTCGCGCTGGCCGCGCTGCTCGCCTGGCGGGTGATCGTGGGCGCCTTCGGTCCGCAGAGGGCGCCGCGCTGGCAGTGGCTGCTCGCGCTCGCGATGACCGCCGCGCTGGCGGTGGTGGTCGTCGTGGGCGTGCTCACCACCGGCTCGGGCCCGCACGCGGGCGACGGCGGCGCCGCGCGCAACGGTCTCGACCCCGCGATCATGCAGCACGTCCACGCCTGGCCCGGCTACCTGCTGCTGGCGCTGGTGCTGGCGGTCGTGGTGGCCGCGGCCGTGCGGGGACCGCGTCGGCACCTGCGCTGGACGCTGGGGCTGCTGGGCCTGATCCTGCTGCAGATCGTGATCGGCATCATTCAGTCGAACACCGGGCTGCCGGTGCTGCTGGTCGGCATCCACATGGTCGTCTCCGTGATCTCGACCGCGGTCGTGGTCGCGGTGGTGCTCTCGCTGCGGCATGGACCGGTCGACGGTGCCGTCGAGCACCCCGCGGATCGGGCGGCCGACGCATCGGTGACCACGCCGGTGTGA
- the sufB gene encoding Fe-S cluster assembly protein SufB, giving the protein MSDVLIDRPELEGLGQYEFGWHDSDEAGAIAKRGLSEQVVREISALKNESDWMLERRLKGLQLFERKPMPTWGADISGIDFDNIKYFVRSTERQAQTWEDLPEDIRRTYDRLGIPEAERSRLVSGVAAQYESEVVYHQIQEDLEAQGVIFMDTDTALREHPEFFEEYFGTVIPSGDNKFAALNTAVWSGGSFVYVPKGVHVEIPLQAYFRINTENMGQFERTLIIADEGSYVHYIEGCTAPIYSSDSLHSAVVEIIVKKNARVRYTTIQNWSNNVYNLVTKRAIAEEGATMEWIDGNIGSKVTMKYPSIYLVGERAKGETLSVAFAGPGQHQDAGAKMIHMAPYTTSSIVSKSIARGGGRAGYRGEVRVDANAHHSANSVVCDALLVDTMSRSDTYPSIDIRVDDVVLGHEATVSKVSEEQLFYLMSRGLEETEAMAMIVRGFIEPIARELPMEYALELNKLIEMSMEGSVG; this is encoded by the coding sequence ATGTCCGATGTTCTGATCGACCGGCCCGAGCTCGAGGGTCTGGGACAGTACGAGTTCGGGTGGCACGACTCCGATGAGGCGGGTGCCATCGCGAAGCGAGGGCTGAGCGAACAGGTGGTCCGTGAGATCTCTGCGCTCAAGAACGAGTCCGACTGGATGCTCGAGCGTCGGCTCAAGGGCCTGCAGCTGTTCGAGCGCAAGCCGATGCCGACGTGGGGTGCCGACATCTCCGGCATCGACTTCGACAACATCAAGTACTTCGTGCGCTCCACGGAGCGCCAGGCGCAGACCTGGGAGGACCTCCCCGAGGACATCCGCAGGACGTACGACCGCCTGGGCATCCCGGAGGCCGAGCGCAGCCGCCTCGTCTCCGGCGTCGCGGCGCAGTACGAGTCTGAGGTCGTCTACCACCAGATCCAGGAGGATCTGGAGGCGCAGGGCGTCATCTTCATGGACACCGACACGGCGCTCAGGGAGCACCCGGAGTTCTTCGAGGAGTACTTCGGCACGGTCATCCCCTCGGGCGACAACAAGTTCGCCGCGCTGAACACCGCCGTGTGGTCGGGCGGCTCGTTCGTGTACGTGCCCAAGGGCGTCCACGTCGAGATCCCGCTGCAGGCCTACTTCCGCATCAACACCGAGAACATGGGCCAGTTCGAGCGCACGCTGATCATCGCGGACGAAGGCTCCTACGTGCACTACATCGAGGGCTGCACCGCGCCGATCTACTCGTCGGACTCGCTGCACTCGGCCGTGGTCGAGATCATCGTGAAGAAGAACGCGCGCGTTCGCTACACGACGATCCAGAACTGGTCGAACAACGTCTACAACCTCGTCACCAAGCGCGCGATCGCCGAAGAGGGCGCGACGATGGAGTGGATCGACGGCAACATCGGTTCCAAGGTGACGATGAAGTACCCATCGATCTACCTGGTGGGGGAGCGCGCCAAGGGGGAGACCCTCTCGGTCGCCTTCGCGGGCCCCGGACAGCACCAGGACGCCGGCGCGAAGATGATCCACATGGCGCCGTACACGACGTCGTCGATCGTCTCGAAGTCGATCGCCCGCGGCGGCGGCCGTGCCGGCTATCGCGGTGAGGTGCGCGTCGACGCCAATGCTCACCACTCCGCCAACAGCGTCGTCTGCGACGCGCTGCTGGTCGACACCATGTCGCGCTCCGACACCTACCCGTCGATCGACATCCGCGTCGACGACGTGGTGCTCGGTCACGAGGCGACGGTGTCGAAGGTCAGCGAGGAGCAGCTGTTCTACCTCATGTCGCGCGGTCTCGAGGAGACCGAGGCGATGGCGATGATCGTGCGCGGCTTCATCGAGCCGATCGCGCGCGAGCTGCCGATGGAGTACGCACTCGAGCTCAACAAGCTCATCGAGATGAGCATGGAAGGATCCGTGGGTTGA
- the sufD gene encoding Fe-S cluster assembly protein SufD — protein sequence MTATDTTPQHLVTEPAERFVPVQTRSERPTSFEPADFGTPTGREVNWKLSDVKRLAPLFVDAPTEAGAEGAIDYQVEALESRGLLVESTGHDAAPRGEIFRPEDVVSAIAWKQCENAMHIRLPAGTQQEPVIARLVGTGADRRANAHIVVEAMPGSEGTVVLHHSGSAQYAQNVEVIVRDGARLTLITVQDWDDDAVHAAAHQAVVADGAYLKHMVISFGGGVARVNPSVRLAGHRAEGEMFGLSFSDAGQHIESQVFLFHEGTETRGDVLYKGALQGTGARSVWIGDVLIGDHATGTDSYEKNQNLVLTDGARADSIPNLEIKTGDIAGAGHASATGRFDDEQLFYLQSRGIDEEEARRLVVIGFLMEIVQKIGVAEIEERLGEAIQDELRQGAGLAPASKVGA from the coding sequence ATGACCGCCACTGACACGACACCCCAGCATCTGGTGACCGAACCCGCAGAGCGCTTCGTGCCCGTGCAGACCCGCTCCGAGCGACCCACGTCGTTCGAGCCGGCGGACTTCGGCACGCCGACGGGCCGCGAGGTCAACTGGAAGCTCTCCGACGTGAAGCGCCTCGCGCCGCTGTTCGTGGACGCGCCGACCGAGGCGGGCGCCGAGGGCGCCATCGACTACCAGGTCGAGGCGCTCGAGTCGCGCGGCCTGCTCGTCGAGTCGACCGGTCACGACGCCGCGCCTCGCGGCGAGATCTTCCGACCGGAGGACGTCGTCAGCGCCATCGCCTGGAAGCAGTGTGAGAACGCGATGCACATCCGCCTGCCCGCCGGCACGCAGCAGGAGCCGGTCATCGCGCGCCTCGTGGGCACCGGTGCCGACCGACGCGCGAACGCGCACATCGTCGTCGAGGCGATGCCGGGTTCGGAGGGCACGGTCGTGCTCCACCACTCCGGCTCCGCGCAGTACGCGCAGAACGTCGAGGTGATCGTCCGCGATGGCGCACGCCTGACGCTCATCACGGTGCAGGACTGGGACGACGACGCCGTGCACGCGGCCGCCCACCAGGCGGTCGTCGCCGACGGCGCCTACCTCAAGCACATGGTGATCTCGTTCGGCGGCGGCGTCGCACGGGTGAACCCCTCGGTGCGCCTCGCGGGGCACCGCGCCGAGGGCGAGATGTTCGGACTGTCGTTCTCGGACGCGGGCCAGCACATCGAGAGCCAGGTCTTCCTCTTCCACGAGGGCACCGAGACCCGCGGCGACGTGCTCTACAAGGGTGCGCTGCAGGGCACCGGAGCGCGCTCCGTCTGGATCGGCGACGTGCTGATCGGCGACCACGCGACCGGCACCGACAGCTACGAGAAGAACCAGAACCTCGTGCTCACCGATGGCGCGCGCGCCGACAGCATCCCCAACCTCGAGATCAAGACCGGCGACATCGCCGGCGCCGGCCACGCCTCGGCGACCGGTCGCTTCGACGACGAGCAGCTCTTCTACCTGCAGTCGCGCGGGATCGATGAGGAGGAGGCACGGCGCCTCGTCGTGATCGGCTTCCTGATGGAGATCGTGCAGAAGATCGGCGTGGCAGAGATCGAGGAGCGCCTCGGCGAGGCGATCCAGGACGAGTTGCGCCAGGGTGCGGGCCTCGCCCCCGCGTCGAAGGTGGGCGCATGA
- a CDS encoding non-heme iron oxygenase ferredoxin subunit encodes MTAQRVCGVSEVAVSAAMKVELDGIAIAIVKDSAGDIHAIGDTCTHGEISLSEGFVEGDAIECWAHGSQFALRTGKPMNLPAYEPVPVFPVTIDGDDVLVDVQNPLTQS; translated from the coding sequence ATGACGGCACAGCGCGTCTGCGGCGTGAGCGAGGTCGCCGTCAGCGCGGCCATGAAGGTCGAGCTCGACGGCATCGCGATCGCGATCGTGAAGGACTCCGCCGGCGACATCCACGCCATCGGCGACACCTGCACCCACGGCGAGATCTCCCTCTCCGAGGGCTTCGTCGAGGGTGACGCGATCGAGTGCTGGGCCCACGGCTCGCAGTTCGCGCTCCGCACGGGCAAGCCGATGAACCTGCCGGCCTATGAGCCGGTGCCCGTGTTCCCCGTGACCATCGACGGCGACGACGTGCTCGTCGACGTCCAGAATCCACTGACCCAGAGCTAG
- the sufC gene encoding Fe-S cluster assembly ATPase SufC — protein sequence MSVLDIKDLHVSIETEQGKKDILKGVDLTINSDEIHAVMGPNGSGKSTLAYTIAGHPRYIVDSGSITLDGEDVLAMSVDERARAGLFLAMQYPVEIPGVTVSNFLRTAKTAISGEAPRVRQWIGDVRSAMEKLRMDSSFGERNVNEGFSGGEKKRHEILQLELLRPNFAVLDETDSGLDVDALRIVSEGVNRVKAESGLGVLLITHYTRILRYIEPDHVHVFVDGRVAEQGGAELAHRLEEEGYDRYLKAGV from the coding sequence ATGAGCGTCCTCGACATCAAGGACCTGCACGTCTCGATCGAGACCGAGCAGGGGAAGAAGGACATCCTCAAGGGTGTCGACCTGACCATCAACTCCGACGAGATCCACGCCGTCATGGGCCCCAACGGCTCCGGCAAGTCGACCCTCGCCTACACGATCGCGGGCCACCCCCGCTACATCGTGGACAGCGGCTCGATCACGCTCGACGGTGAGGACGTCCTCGCCATGAGCGTCGACGAGCGCGCGCGGGCCGGTCTGTTCCTGGCGATGCAGTACCCGGTGGAGATCCCCGGCGTCACCGTCTCGAACTTCCTCCGCACGGCGAAGACCGCGATCTCGGGCGAGGCCCCGCGCGTGCGCCAGTGGATCGGCGACGTCCGCTCCGCGATGGAGAAGCTGCGCATGGACTCCTCGTTCGGCGAGCGCAACGTCAACGAGGGCTTCTCGGGCGGCGAGAAGAAGCGCCACGAGATCCTGCAGCTCGAGCTGCTGCGCCCGAACTTCGCGGTGCTCGACGAGACCGACTCCGGCCTCGACGTCGACGCGCTGCGCATCGTCTCCGAGGGCGTGAACCGCGTCAAGGCCGAGAGCGGCCTCGGCGTGCTGCTGATCACGCACTACACCCGCATCCTGCGCTACATCGAGCCCGACCACGTGCACGTGTTCGTGGACGGTCGCGTGGCCGAGCAGGGCGGCGCCGAGCTGGCGCACCGGCTCGAGGAGGAGGGCTACGACCGCTACCTGAAGGCCGGTGTCTGA
- a CDS encoding metal-sulfur cluster assembly factor, with protein MALTEIEASKFDELTEALKDVVDPELDVNIVDLGLIYDLAWDDDQDALVVSMTLTSAGCPLTDVIESEIAEKLDGHVEQFRINWVWMPPWGPERITEDGREMMRALGFTI; from the coding sequence ATGGCCCTGACCGAGATCGAAGCCTCGAAGTTCGATGAGCTGACCGAGGCGCTCAAGGATGTCGTCGACCCCGAGTTGGACGTCAACATCGTCGACCTCGGGCTCATCTACGACCTCGCCTGGGACGATGACCAGGATGCGCTCGTGGTCTCGATGACGCTCACCTCGGCCGGCTGCCCGCTGACCGACGTGATCGAGTCGGAGATCGCCGAGAAGCTCGACGGGCACGTCGAGCAGTTCCGCATCAACTGGGTCTGGATGCCGCCGTGGGGTCCCGAGCGGATCACCGAGGACGGCCGCGAGATGATGCGGGCGTTGGGCTTCACCATCTAG